One genomic window of Monodelphis domestica isolate mMonDom1 chromosome 1, mMonDom1.pri, whole genome shotgun sequence includes the following:
- the IL17B gene encoding interleukin-17B, with amino-acid sequence MASAHTLLGLLAVSIFLSLTLGVPGQPKAKLQNPKGKRKGEVRPKVLPSVAQASLDLVQRVKLPGEKVFALMEEYERSIQEMVSQLRNSSETSKGKCEVNLQLWMSNKRSLSPWTYSLNHDPARIPVDLPEARCLCLGCINPFTMQEDRTMVSVPIYSQIPVRRHLCSLFPRAGWRKQKACTPRTVMETIAVGCTCIF; translated from the exons CTTGGACTCCTTGCTGTCTCCATCTTCCTCTCCCTGACACTGGGTGTCCCAGGACAGCCAAAGGCCAAACTTCAGAATcccaaaggaaagaggaaaggggaggtGAGGCCAAAAGTTCTTCCCTCGGTGGCTCAGGCATCCTTAGACTTGGTCCAAAGGGTGAAGCTGCCAGGGGAGAAGGTGTTTGCTTTAATGGAAGAATATGAGAGGAGCATCCAGGAGATGGTATCCCAGCTGAGGAACAGCTCAGAGACatccaaaggaaaatgtgaggTCAACCTGCAACTGTGGATGTCCAACAAGAGGAGTCTATCTCCATGGACATACAG CTTGAACCATGACCCAGCTCGTATCCCTGTGGACCTCCCAGAGGCCCGCTGCCTTTGTCTAGGCTGCATCAATCCTTTCACGATGCAGGAGGACCGAACCATGGTGAGTGTGCCTATTTACAGCCAGATCCCCGTACGTCGCCACCTCTGCTCCTTGTTTCCCCGGGCTGGCTGGAGGAAGCAGAAGGCCTGCACCCCAAGGACTGTTATGGAGACTATCGCTGTGGGCTGCACGTGTATTTTCTAA